A genomic region of Porticoccaceae bacterium LTM1 contains the following coding sequences:
- a CDS encoding TonB family protein — protein MKSARYGLSVILGIAVTGGLLVLMYTLIEMGDVDKKPPEDRRIVDIWQEDVELEANLKVLKPKKPNEVIEPPPKVPRENLDVKDVVEVVQLNMPVMDVKGAIQVGGMGGDGEYIPIVKIAPQYPQNALQRGVEGYVVVEFTITTSGSVVDPVVVEAKDSKGRDTSIFNRSALRAATKLKYKPRVVDGDPVEVAGVLHKFTFELEK, from the coding sequence ATGAAGTCAGCACGTTATGGGCTATCTGTGATCCTGGGAATCGCGGTCACAGGTGGATTACTTGTACTTATGTACACACTCATTGAAATGGGTGATGTTGATAAGAAACCGCCAGAAGATCGTCGAATTGTCGATATTTGGCAGGAAGATGTTGAGCTTGAAGCCAACCTGAAAGTACTTAAGCCGAAGAAACCCAACGAAGTCATTGAGCCGCCGCCCAAGGTGCCTCGTGAGAATCTGGATGTTAAAGATGTCGTTGAAGTGGTACAGCTGAACATGCCTGTGATGGATGTGAAAGGTGCCATTCAGGTCGGTGGTATGGGTGGCGATGGTGAATACATCCCCATTGTGAAGATTGCTCCACAGTACCCTCAAAATGCTCTCCAACGTGGAGTTGAAGGCTACGTGGTCGTCGAATTCACAATCACAACAAGCGGTTCGGTTGTTGATCCGGTTGTGGTTGAAGCGAAGGACAGCAAAGGGCGTGATACCAGCATCTTTAACCGCTCGGCACTTCGTGCGGCAACTAAGCTCAAGTATAAGCCTCGGGTAGTCGATGGCGACCCGGTGGAAGTGGCTGGAGTTCTTCACAAATTCACATTTGAACTTGAAAAGTAA